From Paenibacillus polymyxa, the proteins below share one genomic window:
- a CDS encoding ABC transporter ATP-binding protein translates to MNNQAACAQWQDSSNPVVTVSGLTKAYTGGKTVLHDVALSILPGECLGVVGESGSGKSTLARCILTLDPFDQGELRLDGQSIRGLKRSELKRIRSRLGAVFQHPSAALNPRLTILQSLLEPLDQLKCYVPSFMAGMPSGRRNIAEQLLGMVKLPASYLDKFPHQLSGGEKQRVTIARAISTEPDFIVLDEPTASLDVTTQATVLNLLKDLQDELRLAYLFISHDLAAAHFMSDRIMVMKDGRVLEHFSKESLFHSDRHPYTQSLLEVFSTCCLPTEPILL, encoded by the coding sequence ATGAATAATCAAGCCGCCTGCGCTCAGTGGCAAGACAGCTCTAATCCTGTTGTTACCGTCTCCGGTTTGACGAAGGCTTACACTGGGGGCAAAACTGTGCTGCACGATGTTGCTCTATCGATCTTGCCCGGAGAATGTCTGGGTGTTGTCGGAGAAAGCGGCAGTGGGAAAAGCACACTCGCTCGCTGTATTTTAACATTAGACCCGTTTGATCAAGGTGAGCTTAGACTGGATGGACAGTCCATTCGAGGATTAAAGCGAAGTGAATTAAAACGGATTCGCAGCAGACTGGGGGCGGTATTTCAACATCCATCCGCAGCTTTGAACCCCAGACTAACCATTCTGCAATCACTGCTGGAGCCATTGGATCAGCTCAAGTGCTATGTTCCTTCCTTTATGGCGGGTATGCCCTCCGGACGTCGGAATATAGCAGAACAACTGTTAGGTATGGTAAAGCTTCCGGCCAGCTATCTGGATAAGTTCCCACATCAGCTCAGTGGTGGGGAAAAGCAGCGTGTAACCATTGCACGTGCCATTAGCACAGAACCGGATTTTATCGTATTGGACGAACCGACTGCAAGTTTGGATGTGACCACACAAGCCACGGTTTTGAATCTGCTTAAGGATTTGCAGGATGAGTTGCGACTGGCTTATCTGTTTATCTCGCATGATCTGGCGGCTGCGCACTTTATGAGTGATCGAATTATGGTTATGAAAGATGGCCGTGTGCTTGAGCATTTTTCCAAGGAATCATTATTTCATTCGGATCGGCATCCCTATACACAATCGTTACTGGAGGTTTTTTCAACATGCTGCCTTCCCACCGAGCCTATCTTGCTTTAG
- a CDS encoding ABC transporter ATP-binding protein: MLTIEGLTIRTKAKTIVEQLELAIHPGEWCALAGESGSGKSMTAFAIGGLLPASVSAEGIIMWNDENLLALPVKQRRSLLGSEISYIFQDYHGAFTPFLRVGSQLDELMCAHGKQDRKARKQRCIEVLEHVQLPAERVYRSYPFELSGGQLQRAAIAAALLLKPKLLIADEPTTALDTLTAHRVLQLIDQIRMETGISVLWITHDLRHVRKYADRIAVMRTGVLVEAGQTQAVLDHPVHPYTRRLLAAIPPLSPGAPSRLPCNSTDEQLAPERSTIHE, encoded by the coding sequence ATGCTGACTATTGAAGGCTTAACGATTCGGACAAAAGCAAAAACGATTGTAGAACAACTGGAACTTGCCATTCATCCGGGAGAATGGTGTGCTCTGGCAGGCGAAAGCGGCAGCGGTAAAAGCATGACTGCGTTCGCTATTGGCGGTCTCCTCCCCGCTTCTGTTAGCGCTGAAGGAATCATCATGTGGAATGACGAGAATTTGCTTGCCCTACCTGTTAAACAAAGACGTTCCTTGCTTGGCAGTGAAATATCTTACATTTTTCAAGATTATCACGGGGCTTTTACACCTTTTTTACGTGTGGGCAGCCAACTCGACGAGCTGATGTGTGCTCACGGCAAGCAAGACCGTAAAGCGCGTAAGCAGCGCTGTATCGAGGTGCTGGAGCACGTACAGCTTCCCGCCGAACGTGTGTACCGCAGCTATCCATTCGAGCTCAGCGGCGGTCAATTGCAGCGAGCGGCTATTGCAGCTGCACTGCTTCTAAAACCAAAGTTGCTTATTGCCGACGAGCCCACAACTGCGCTGGATACGCTCACTGCACACCGAGTACTCCAGCTCATTGATCAAATCCGGATGGAAACGGGAATTTCCGTCTTGTGGATTACTCACGATCTACGGCATGTACGGAAGTATGCGGATCGAATTGCAGTAATGCGTACAGGTGTTTTGGTTGAAGCTGGCCAAACGCAAGCGGTGCTAGACCATCCAGTCCATCCCTATACGCGTCGCTTGCTGGCGGCTATTCCGCCGCTGTCTCCAGGCGCTCCTTCGCGTTTGCCATGCAATAGCACTGATGAACAGCTTGCACCGGAAAGGAGCACAATACATGAATAA
- the nikC gene encoding nickel transporter permease has protein sequence MIKSVHAENRQFTRARLSKAWIGSLSILFILTAITVIPFLAPQDPYHIQMGSRLQPISAMHWLGTDHLGRDVLSRVIAGLRTTVGTSLLILIVSLVVGVPFGLLSGFIGGWMDRVFQRVVDAFMTLPDYIFAIVLSGLLGPGLGNLIFAVSAVKWVGYARLVRSTVLAEKQKDYISLSILAGTSSLRIVMRHILPHAIGNVLVLATLDIGKIILMIASLSFLGLGPQPPIPEWGTMLNEGRAYFQMAPHLMLGPGIAVVLTVLLANVFGDKLRDRYDVRTRSEE, from the coding sequence ATGATAAAATCCGTACATGCGGAAAACAGGCAGTTCACCAGGGCACGATTGTCCAAAGCATGGATCGGATCACTCTCCATCCTGTTTATTCTTACAGCCATTACAGTCATACCCTTCTTAGCTCCGCAAGATCCGTATCATATCCAAATGGGAAGTCGACTTCAACCGATCAGCGCAATGCACTGGCTGGGAACCGATCATTTGGGTAGAGATGTGCTGTCGAGAGTCATAGCAGGACTACGGACGACAGTCGGAACCAGTTTGTTGATTTTGATCGTTTCGCTGGTTGTCGGGGTTCCCTTCGGTCTGCTGTCAGGATTTATTGGAGGCTGGATGGATCGTGTATTCCAACGTGTGGTCGATGCCTTCATGACTTTGCCTGATTATATTTTTGCCATTGTACTAAGCGGCCTGCTCGGACCAGGCTTAGGGAATCTCATATTCGCGGTCTCTGCAGTAAAATGGGTTGGTTATGCCCGCCTGGTGCGCAGTACCGTTCTGGCTGAAAAGCAAAAGGATTACATTTCGCTATCGATACTTGCGGGTACCTCCTCCCTGCGAATTGTCATGCGGCATATTCTGCCCCATGCCATTGGGAATGTACTGGTACTGGCTACGCTGGATATCGGCAAAATCATCTTAATGATAGCCTCTCTATCTTTTTTGGGCTTAGGTCCTCAGCCGCCCATTCCCGAATGGGGAACGATGTTGAATGAAGGGCGTGCATATTTTCAAATGGCACCCCATTTAATGCTGGGTCCCGGCATAGCTGTCGTACTCACCGTGCTACTGGCGAACGTGTTTGGAGACAAGCTACGCGACCGATATGATGTTAGAACCCGGTCAGAGGAGTGA
- the nikB gene encoding nickel ABC transporter permease — MFQSIAKKFLTFMLFFLILSFVSFCLLKLVPGDPVRSILRVDDVAVSNQQIADMRSQLGLDQPLPVQYGKWLVQLLQLDFGQSYLTHRPVLTEFIEKLPYTLLLTGGSLFIMLLIALPLGTLSALYRNHWIDSASRVFALIGSSIPSFWLGLLFIEWFAVKLRILPSMGDGTIFHLVLPSLTLGLAMAAVYVRMIRASLIESSGQDFIKAAQARGISPVRIFFRHMFRHSLVPLITVFSESIGSLLGGTVVIEVLFAYPGLGKWIVDAIAARDYPIIQGYTIFMAVFIICLNILVELSYRWVNPEIALKEKRLS; from the coding sequence ATGTTTCAATCCATTGCCAAAAAGTTTCTGACGTTTATGTTGTTTTTTCTTATTCTTTCCTTTGTGAGCTTCTGTCTGCTTAAGCTTGTTCCGGGCGATCCCGTTCGGAGTATTCTTCGAGTAGATGATGTAGCTGTATCCAATCAGCAAATTGCAGATATGCGTAGCCAATTGGGGCTGGATCAGCCATTGCCTGTGCAATATGGTAAGTGGCTGGTTCAGTTGCTCCAGTTGGATTTTGGACAATCTTATTTAACCCATCGTCCAGTCTTGACAGAGTTTATAGAAAAGCTGCCTTATACACTCCTCCTGACTGGAGGCTCCTTGTTCATTATGCTGCTGATAGCTCTCCCGTTGGGCACATTGTCTGCGCTGTACCGTAACCACTGGATTGACAGTGCCAGTCGTGTGTTTGCCTTAATTGGCTCCTCGATTCCCAGCTTTTGGTTAGGTCTTTTGTTTATCGAATGGTTTGCGGTTAAATTGCGTATTTTGCCGTCTATGGGAGACGGAACTATTTTCCACTTAGTCCTCCCTTCCCTTACCCTCGGATTGGCAATGGCGGCTGTTTATGTACGAATGATTCGCGCAAGTCTGATTGAAAGCTCGGGGCAGGATTTTATCAAAGCAGCTCAAGCCCGTGGAATCAGTCCGGTTCGCATTTTTTTCAGACACATGTTCCGTCACAGCTTAGTTCCACTTATTACGGTATTCAGCGAGAGCATTGGCAGCCTATTAGGAGGTACGGTGGTGATCGAAGTGCTATTCGCCTATCCGGGGCTTGGCAAATGGATTGTGGATGCAATTGCCGCGAGAGACTACCCCATTATACAGGGCTATACAATCTTTATGGCCGTATTCATTATATGTCTCAATATCTTGGTAGAGCTGTCCTACCGTTGGGTCAATCCTGAAATTGCTTTGAAGGAGAAACGTTTATCATGA
- the nikA gene encoding nickel ABC transporter substrate-binding protein, whose amino-acid sequence MFKRSYFKLCIPAVMAVMMTACASSPSTTSTSSTAPQDKSVTLLFNVQSPSIDPHTDINYTAVRAGVNETLIKVNKDLKLEAWLAEKWDSKDGRHWTFSIRPGVKFHSGKAVDAAAVKASLERALKLNPSVKNALHIRDIHAEGKTLSITTDKPFPEFVSELVHPNTAIMDTTATGDFPSGTGPFQVASFRAGSELNLERNEHYWNGEVKLKHAKFMFNEDANARQLAFQAKTADIVYRPPIESLELLKADSTVKIDSLPSLRTHQLIYNMNNHDLKKTAVRKAFDHLINRDEIASGIMSGQGTPAQGPFLPDFPFSPEYITKKFDLNAAREGFKEAGYTVQNGKITNPDGSPLHFTLLTYQSRAELPLISQLIQANAKELGITIDIRQVDNIDEYLAAHQDWDLATYSNITAPRGDASYFLNAAYMPEGALNYGRVHIPELERMITQLNTTVNEEQRNKLALKAVTLIDQENLQSFLVHPNNVVAYRNYVHNWVTSQSEYYLLTQDLDVN is encoded by the coding sequence TTGTTTAAACGTTCATATTTCAAACTATGTATCCCTGCGGTAATGGCGGTGATGATGACAGCCTGTGCTTCATCTCCATCCACTACATCCACATCCTCTACGGCACCACAAGATAAGAGTGTCACCTTATTGTTCAACGTGCAAAGCCCTTCTATTGATCCTCATACAGATATTAATTACACAGCCGTTCGTGCTGGAGTAAATGAAACACTGATCAAAGTGAATAAGGATCTCAAGCTGGAAGCTTGGCTTGCAGAGAAATGGGATAGTAAGGACGGGCGACACTGGACCTTTAGCATCCGACCAGGCGTGAAATTCCATAGCGGTAAAGCCGTAGATGCCGCAGCTGTCAAAGCCTCTCTGGAAAGAGCGCTAAAGCTCAATCCATCGGTCAAAAATGCACTACATATCCGTGATATTCATGCAGAAGGGAAGACCTTGAGCATTACGACGGACAAGCCCTTCCCGGAATTTGTATCTGAGCTGGTTCATCCGAATACCGCAATTATGGACACCACAGCCACAGGTGACTTCCCATCGGGAACGGGGCCGTTCCAGGTTGCCAGTTTCCGTGCCGGAAGTGAACTGAATCTGGAGCGCAACGAGCACTATTGGAACGGTGAAGTAAAGTTGAAACATGCCAAGTTCATGTTTAACGAAGACGCCAATGCACGTCAGCTTGCTTTTCAAGCTAAAACAGCCGATATTGTGTATCGTCCGCCTATTGAAAGTCTGGAGCTCTTGAAAGCTGATTCTACCGTTAAGATTGACTCTCTTCCCAGCCTACGGACGCACCAACTTATTTACAATATGAACAATCATGATCTAAAAAAAACAGCTGTGCGCAAAGCATTTGATCATCTGATCAACCGAGATGAGATTGCGAGCGGTATCATGTCTGGTCAGGGAACCCCTGCGCAAGGTCCGTTCTTGCCGGATTTTCCTTTTTCACCGGAATATATTACGAAAAAGTTTGATTTGAATGCGGCGCGAGAAGGCTTCAAAGAGGCTGGATATACAGTGCAGAACGGCAAAATTACGAATCCTGATGGCTCCCCCCTTCATTTTACATTGTTAACCTACCAGTCGAGAGCAGAGCTTCCACTCATTTCACAGCTAATTCAGGCTAACGCTAAGGAGCTTGGCATTACGATTGATATCCGTCAGGTTGATAATATTGATGAATATCTGGCCGCTCATCAGGATTGGGATTTGGCGACTTACAGTAACATTACAGCCCCGCGCGGCGATGCAAGCTACTTCCTGAATGCGGCCTATATGCCGGAGGGAGCATTGAATTACGGTCGTGTGCATATACCAGAACTCGAGCGTATGATTACACAACTGAACACAACTGTGAATGAGGAGCAGCGCAACAAGCTGGCGCTGAAGGCTGTCACGCTGATTGACCAAGAAAATCTGCAATCCTTTCTAGTTCATCCAAACAACGTAGTGGCCTATCGTAATTACGTACATAACTGGGTAACCAGCCAAAGTGAATACTATCTGCTGACCCAGGACTTGGATGTGAACTAG
- a CDS encoding DHA2 family efflux MFS transporter permease subunit: MSQTSSPSEPKTFKVLPIMIALLLSGFIGMFSETALNIALNDLMQILHITTATAQWLTTAYLLTLGILVPVSGLLLQTFTTRQLFVASLLFSIAGCLVAALAPTFSVLLIARILQAIGTALLLPLMFNTILIIFPAEKRGAAMGIIGLVIMFAPAVGPTIAGLVLQNLSWHWIFWISLPFLVLSLICGILFMQNVSEPTKPKIDLLSIILSSIGFGGVVFGFSKSGEGGEGWTSLVVLLPVIVGVVSLILFSVRQLKMKAPMLNLRVFKFPMFVIGVIMVFLCMMTILSTMLILPLFLQKGLALSALTAGLVLLPGGIINGLLSPIMGSLFDKFGPKWLVIPGLVIVAAVLFFLSGITTTSTLVLIIVLHSCLMIGISMIMMPAQTNGLNQLPMDLYPDGTAIMSTLQQVAGAIGTAVAVSILSKGMDSYLSQSSMPQSVNEMANAMVIGSQNSFFFAMVISVIGLILAFFIRRVHVEHGTAKAPMH; the protein is encoded by the coding sequence ATGAGTCAAACAAGTTCACCCTCTGAACCCAAGACGTTCAAGGTGCTACCTATTATGATTGCCCTGCTCCTTAGTGGCTTTATTGGAATGTTCAGTGAAACGGCACTTAACATTGCGTTGAATGATTTGATGCAGATTTTGCATATTACAACAGCAACAGCCCAATGGCTGACTACCGCTTATCTGCTGACACTCGGTATTTTGGTGCCTGTATCGGGATTGCTGCTTCAAACCTTTACTACAAGACAGCTGTTTGTGGCATCGTTGCTGTTCTCAATAGCTGGTTGTCTCGTTGCGGCGCTTGCCCCTACCTTTTCAGTGTTATTGATCGCACGCATTTTGCAGGCCATTGGTACAGCACTGTTATTGCCGTTAATGTTTAACACCATCTTAATTATCTTCCCTGCTGAAAAAAGAGGCGCGGCTATGGGAATTATCGGATTGGTTATTATGTTTGCACCTGCGGTAGGGCCTACTATTGCAGGGCTGGTGCTACAAAATTTATCTTGGCACTGGATCTTCTGGATCTCTCTTCCGTTCCTGGTACTCTCGCTGATCTGCGGTATTTTGTTTATGCAGAATGTCTCAGAACCGACCAAGCCCAAGATTGATCTTTTATCTATTATCCTATCTTCCATTGGTTTCGGCGGTGTCGTGTTTGGTTTCAGTAAATCCGGAGAAGGTGGCGAAGGCTGGACCAGCTTGGTTGTTTTGCTTCCTGTGATTGTCGGTGTGGTATCGTTGATTTTGTTCTCTGTACGACAGTTGAAAATGAAGGCACCTATGCTGAATTTGCGTGTATTTAAATTTCCAATGTTTGTGATCGGCGTTATCATGGTGTTCTTATGTATGATGACGATCCTTTCTACGATGCTGATTCTTCCACTGTTCTTGCAAAAAGGGCTGGCCTTGTCCGCTTTAACAGCAGGTTTGGTGCTTCTGCCCGGTGGGATTATCAACGGTCTCTTGTCGCCTATTATGGGCTCCTTATTCGATAAATTCGGTCCCAAATGGCTTGTGATTCCAGGACTTGTAATCGTGGCTGCTGTGTTGTTTTTCCTGTCAGGCATTACAACGACATCCACGCTCGTACTCATTATTGTGCTGCATAGCTGCTTGATGATCGGCATTTCTATGATTATGATGCCAGCCCAAACTAACGGTCTAAACCAGCTCCCTATGGATCTATACCCAGACGGAACGGCTATTATGAGTACGCTCCAGCAAGTCGCTGGTGCAATCGGTACTGCCGTAGCGGTAAGTATTCTCTCCAAAGGCATGGACAGCTATTTGAGCCAATCCAGCATGCCTCAATCCGTAAATGAAATGGCTAATGCCATGGTAATCGGATCTCAGAATTCATTTTTCTTTGCAATGGTCATCAGCGTGATCGGTCTGATCCTTGCGTTTTTCATTCGCAGAGTTCATGTTGAACATGGCACTGCTAAAGCACCCATGCACTAA
- a CDS encoding TetR/AcrR family transcriptional regulator, which translates to MTAKPESYENIVQTASRLFFHQGYHATGLNQILAESGSPKGSLYYYFPHGKEELALECIRRGNEFIKQKLKQALSGNENPVVAIQDFIRHTAEEADRLGFDSFMPIGFWAAAETSCISESLRHACVNTFTDWQRIYMERLQESGLDEEKAHSLAVLIISMLEGALILAVTQQSSAPIYNIVDYIPQLVK; encoded by the coding sequence ATGACTGCTAAACCCGAATCATATGAGAATATCGTACAAACGGCGTCGAGACTCTTTTTTCACCAGGGGTATCATGCGACCGGACTGAATCAGATTCTTGCCGAGAGTGGATCGCCGAAGGGATCACTTTATTATTATTTTCCACATGGTAAAGAAGAGTTGGCTTTGGAGTGCATAAGAAGAGGGAATGAGTTTATTAAGCAAAAATTAAAACAGGCACTGAGCGGAAACGAAAATCCTGTAGTAGCCATTCAGGATTTTATTCGTCATACAGCTGAGGAGGCAGACCGTCTCGGCTTTGACAGCTTCATGCCGATTGGCTTCTGGGCTGCTGCGGAAACTTCCTGTATCAGCGAATCGCTACGTCATGCTTGTGTGAATACGTTTACAGATTGGCAGCGCATTTATATGGAGCGTCTTCAGGAATCGGGCTTGGATGAGGAAAAGGCACACAGCCTGGCGGTACTGATCATTTCAATGCTCGAAGGTGCATTAATTTTGGCCGTTACGCAACAGAGCAGTGCTCCAATTTATAACATCGTGGATTACATTCCACAATTGGTCAAATGA
- a CDS encoding YolD-like family protein, with amino-acid sequence MAKAKVPKRPTRDEFVLEEIGNQLVEAQQEQSEVVLTVWGREEATRGQIVKMDPRTGKVHVESNGETDKVPFMDIMSVNYPRD; translated from the coding sequence GTGGCAAAAGCGAAGGTACCCAAACGGCCTACTCGGGATGAATTTGTACTGGAGGAAATCGGGAATCAGCTTGTAGAAGCACAACAAGAGCAATCCGAAGTTGTATTGACTGTATGGGGACGCGAAGAAGCAACCCGCGGACAAATCGTTAAAATGGACCCGAGAACAGGCAAGGTTCATGTAGAGAGTAATGGAGAAACGGATAAAGTTCCTTTTATGGATATCATGAGTGTAAATTACCCGAGAGATTAG
- a CDS encoding DUF3817 domain-containing protein, protein MFKNAFKTFGAIGNIEAISYLLLVCIAMPLKYAAGMPQMVSWVGMIHGVLFVAYVVATLVMLILRKITLLQGLAALIASLLPFGPFIFDRKVLKKAAARTNHASPIKAT, encoded by the coding sequence ATGTTCAAAAATGCTTTTAAAACGTTTGGTGCCATTGGTAATATTGAAGCGATTTCTTATTTGCTGCTTGTATGTATTGCCATGCCACTTAAATACGCAGCTGGAATGCCGCAAATGGTAAGCTGGGTGGGAATGATCCATGGGGTACTGTTTGTGGCTTATGTGGTTGCCACGTTAGTCATGTTGATATTGCGTAAAATTACGCTGCTGCAAGGGCTTGCAGCCTTGATTGCCTCGCTGTTGCCGTTCGGCCCCTTCATTTTCGATCGTAAGGTGCTTAAGAAAGCCGCAGCCCGCACTAATCATGCCAGCCCGATCAAAGCTACATAA
- a CDS encoding fibronectin type III domain-containing protein yields the protein MNKKRLRQWMAPFATATLILNTGYGILGPDAVASALPTERHNSNLTGLNSAQSHTKLATLQGRHIPITSGAKLTSLTGQKTTLNQMIKVMSSQLVTSNIAPADVSSLTAVPTETTKVNLSWINPSDINFDHVKVVNVTNDVYVDNIRSNSYMMSGLQPNTTYTFRVKTVNKSGNESLGTTIQAKTASVDGPVDKTPPGEVSGLTATNVGYNGFTINYILPKDTDLSQAIIYLNGTEIQRTTGTSYTFNVLNAATAYNVTVKTIDKSGNLSQGVSIPVTTSSVSTDIVPEVTGASVTSVNNYSVTVSWTRPSGISTVSLYKDGQLVTDSTGSSYTFNNLSASQTYTFTIKSKRSTGALSSGVKLTATTDSTSSNSSEVSNLEVDSKSDTWIKITYDMPSRAEKVKIYVDGDYKGTTSSESYKITDLREGRWYEIKVITVNSSGRESSGVKISERTNSDGYYSSSSSSSNYEKARDLMRIAENSLNASDWRSARDAISDLPTGTRKSDLLDRLEAIRNRALGTGSSSSGTSSTTTTSGTTTNYTNSAVASYSTSFTLTPGAKTAYVDGRATTIAQAPKIINGVTMVPLRFISERVGYDVNYEKGTKKIILNRPTDGKQIVLQVKNSTLAVYELNNSRNYSTSITAPVIVNGYTLVPLRVISELSGYQVNYNTASKQITITK from the coding sequence ATGAATAAAAAACGTCTGCGTCAATGGATGGCTCCGTTCGCAACGGCCACACTGATTTTGAATACGGGATATGGCATTTTGGGACCCGATGCAGTGGCTAGCGCGTTGCCGACTGAAAGGCATAACTCAAATCTGACAGGTTTGAATAGTGCACAATCACATACCAAATTAGCGACTCTTCAAGGACGCCATATACCGATCACTTCTGGCGCGAAATTGACTTCGTTAACTGGTCAGAAGACCACTCTTAACCAAATGATAAAAGTAATGTCGAGCCAGCTGGTTACTTCGAATATTGCGCCAGCAGATGTAAGCAGTCTTACTGCGGTTCCTACAGAAACAACAAAAGTAAATTTGTCTTGGATCAATCCGTCGGACATCAATTTTGACCATGTAAAAGTGGTTAATGTCACTAACGATGTATATGTAGATAACATTCGAAGTAACTCTTATATGATGAGCGGTTTACAGCCGAACACGACATATACCTTTCGCGTGAAAACGGTGAATAAGAGTGGAAATGAATCTCTCGGTACAACAATTCAGGCTAAAACAGCTTCCGTTGATGGTCCTGTAGATAAGACACCCCCAGGAGAAGTAAGCGGGCTGACAGCGACGAATGTAGGTTATAATGGATTTACCATCAATTACATATTGCCTAAGGATACTGACTTAAGCCAAGCGATTATCTATTTAAATGGTACAGAAATTCAGAGAACCACAGGCACGTCTTACACGTTTAATGTCTTGAATGCTGCTACAGCCTACAATGTAACGGTCAAAACGATAGACAAATCCGGAAACTTATCTCAGGGAGTTAGTATTCCCGTTACAACGTCTTCAGTCTCTACCGATATTGTGCCCGAAGTGACAGGTGCTTCAGTGACATCAGTTAATAACTATAGCGTTACTGTTTCCTGGACAAGACCTAGCGGAATTAGTACAGTCAGCCTGTATAAGGATGGCCAGCTGGTAACGGATTCAACAGGATCATCCTATACATTTAACAATCTTTCGGCAAGCCAGACATACACATTCACGATAAAATCCAAGCGAAGCACAGGTGCGTTGTCTTCCGGTGTGAAACTGACTGCCACAACGGACAGTACGTCCTCCAATTCGTCAGAAGTGTCCAATCTTGAAGTCGATAGCAAAAGCGACACCTGGATCAAAATCACCTATGACATGCCGAGCAGAGCAGAGAAGGTGAAAATATATGTTGATGGCGATTATAAGGGAACTACAAGCTCAGAATCCTATAAAATTACGGATTTACGAGAGGGACGCTGGTATGAGATTAAGGTCATAACCGTAAATAGTAGTGGTAGGGAATCTAGTGGTGTAAAGATATCCGAACGCACGAATTCGGATGGTTACTACTCTTCGTCCTCTAGTTCATCGAACTATGAGAAAGCGAGAGATTTAATGCGGATTGCGGAGAACAGTCTAAATGCGTCCGACTGGCGTTCTGCCAGAGATGCGATTAGTGATCTGCCAACCGGTACACGTAAAAGCGATCTGCTGGATCGATTGGAGGCTATTCGCAATAGAGCATTAGGCACCGGCAGTTCATCGTCCGGGACAAGCTCTACTACCACCACTTCCGGTACTACGACGAATTACACGAACAGTGCGGTTGCTTCCTATTCAACGTCGTTCACCCTAACACCAGGAGCTAAAACAGCTTATGTGGATGGTCGGGCTACAACGATAGCTCAGGCGCCGAAAATCATAAATGGCGTAACGATGGTCCCGTTACGATTTATCAGTGAACGGGTGGGTTACGATGTAAATTATGAAAAAGGCACCAAAAAGATCATTCTGAATCGTCCTACAGACGGCAAACAAATAGTACTTCAAGTCAAGAATTCCACACTTGCTGTATATGAGTTAAACAACTCCCGAAATTATTCGACGAGCATCACTGCTCCAGTTATTGTTAACGGCTACACGCTGGTTCCATTACGAGTCATCAGCGAGCTTTCGGGTTATCAGGTAAACTATAATACTGCATCCAAACAAATTACGATTACCAAATAA
- a CDS encoding helix-turn-helix domain-containing protein has protein sequence MVSEEAYYLDHNFTNGTPISLCPIQIEGNIQKHAHDFYEISYIKEGNGTLKFSTQTLPVSKGDIIFIPYGKEHLFVQSNTTDHTPLEVMNCLFDKQILTLPGEPADSQIQEDFYRLALLFRECTDYIQVRENAKEFAKIMYTIEMEQKCKSTGFRYKLYLYLIDLLEHISHAMQQIAHVSRPIITDPIQYAIDDITRNYKNPLSVDQICKQFLISSRQFQRKFKQASGMTYTKMLQDIRIHESCSLLLDTHWSVQTIALEVGIHDMKYFYRIFKERCGLTPHEFRFHACSNIQ, from the coding sequence TTGGTTAGCGAAGAGGCATATTATCTAGACCATAATTTCACAAATGGGACTCCAATTTCTCTTTGTCCTATTCAAATAGAGGGAAATATTCAAAAACACGCTCATGATTTTTACGAAATATCTTATATCAAGGAAGGTAACGGCACACTAAAATTTTCTACACAAACGTTGCCCGTCTCCAAGGGAGATATTATTTTTATCCCTTATGGAAAAGAACATCTCTTTGTTCAGAGTAATACAACAGATCATACACCGCTTGAGGTTATGAACTGTCTTTTTGACAAGCAAATACTAACATTGCCCGGAGAGCCTGCTGATAGCCAAATTCAAGAGGATTTCTATCGTTTGGCCCTTCTTTTTCGGGAATGTACTGACTATATTCAAGTTCGAGAAAATGCAAAAGAATTTGCTAAAATTATGTACACTATTGAAATGGAGCAAAAATGTAAATCCACCGGATTTAGATATAAACTTTATTTATACTTAATCGATTTATTAGAACATATCAGCCATGCCATGCAACAAATAGCTCATGTTTCCAGGCCAATCATAACCGATCCCATTCAATATGCGATTGATGATATAACCAGAAATTATAAAAATCCGTTGTCCGTTGACCAAATTTGCAAACAATTCTTAATTAGCTCACGGCAATTTCAACGCAAATTTAAACAAGCCAGCGGAATGACCTACACCAAAATGCTGCAGGATATTCGTATTCACGAGAGTTGTAGCTTACTATTAGATACTCATTGGAGCGTTCAAACGATCGCACTTGAAGTCGGTATTCATGATATGAAATATTTCTATCGAATCTTCAAGGAACGATGTGGATTAACCCCTCATGAATTTCGCTTTCATGCCTGTTCGAATATTCAGTAA